Proteins encoded in a region of the Borreliella garinii genome:
- a CDS encoding DUF261 family protein gives MNNKMFLSIYNFLYNLLKDYFIKKYKSELLESAEQFKKFNKVTFKEVEIYRLAVPLQMKFKEQNEIISKFGCYFLCILFVGFVVKEIKNNVEKCLDCFEIDLLFKGLVSKGCLRGDNAFVNSPNAIFANLGIDEDIYFDEKHYPNSYVPLESDILIAKYKDESSNFYHFVIVANDRKTVIWDSLGNSKAVSNGYIDSLRVFTKFKTKQ, from the coding sequence ATGAATAACAAAATGTTTTTAAGTATATATAATTTTTTATATAATCTTTTGAAAGATTATTTCATAAAAAAGTACAAATCAGAATTACTAGAAAGTGCAGAGCAATTCAAAAAGTTCAACAAAGTGACTTTCAAGGAAGTCGAAATTTACAGACTTGCGGTGCCTTTGCAAATGAAATTCAAAGAACAAAACGAAATTATCTCTAAATTTGGGTGTTATTTCCTTTGCATTTTGTTTGTTGGCTTTGTAGTAAAAGAAATCAAAAACAACGTCGAAAAATGTTTAGATTGCTTTGAGATTGATTTACTTTTCAAGGGACTTGTAAGTAAAGGCTGTCTAAGGGGTGACAATGCGTTTGTAAATTCTCCAAACGCAATATTTGCAAACTTAGGTATTGACGAAGATATCTACTTTGATGAAAAACATTATCCGAATTCTTACGTGCCTTTAGAATCGGATATTTTGATTGCAAAGTACAAAGACGAAAGTTCTAATTTTTACCATTTTGTAATTGTGGCAAACGACAGAAAAACCGTAATTTGGGATTCACTTGGCAATTCTAAGGCCGTTTCTAACGGGTACATAGATTCGCTAAGAGTTTTCACAAAATTCAAAACAAAGCAATAG